TACAGTTGCGGAGTTCGCAGACTCTGATAAATTAAACGTTGGAGAAGTAGCGATTGCAATGGGTAGCCCTCTAGGAAGTGAATATGCTAACTCTGTTACACAAGGAATTGTGTCAAGTCTAAGCCGCACAGTAACGCTTAAAAATGAGGAGGGTGAAACCATTTCAACCAATGCTATCCAAACAGATGCTGCCATCAACCCTGGCAACTCTGGTGGTGCTTTGATTAATATTGAAGGACAAGTTATTGGTATCAATTCAAGTAAAATCTCATCTACCTCAACTGCTCGCGAAGCCGTAGAAGGCATGGGATTTGCTATCCCATCTAATGATGTCATCAAAATTATCAATCAGTTAGAAAAAAATGGACAAGTAACTCGCCCAGCACTAGGCATCTCTATGGCGAATCTTAGCGATCTCTCAACAAGTGCTATCTCAGAGCTTAATATTCCAAATAAGCTCACTGGAGGTATTGTTGTTGCCACTGTTCAAGATAAAATGCCTGCCTCAGGTAAACTGAAACAATATGACGTCATCACTGAAATTGATGGTGAAGAAATAACATCAACCAGTGATTTACAAAGTATTCTTTATGGTCACGAAATTGGCGATACGATTAAAATCACCTATTATCGTGGTAAAGATAAACAAACCACTGACATTAAATTAAGCAAGTCAACACAAGATTTAGAAAACAACTAAGAAAAGCCCTAATGGGCTTTTTCAATAGTTTATAACCTTAGGATAATAATACTATGGAAGATATTTTAAAAGACATACAAATCAGTGATATTACAACAAATCCTAACCAACCTCGGCACCATTTCAATGAAGAGGAGATTAAAGAACTTGCTGAATCAATAGCAAATAATGGACTGATCCAACCTATTATCGTTAGACCTTCTGATATTATTGGATACGAACTAATTGCTGGAGAAAGGCGTCTAAGAGCTCATCAATATCTTGGCAAAAAATCTATTAAAGCTGTTATTACCGATAAAAGTTATCAAGAAAGTATGAAGCAAGCTCTTATCGAAAATCTTCAAAGAGCTGACTTGAATCCCATTGAAGAAGCTAAGGCTTACCAAAATATACTTGATAAATTAGAGCTCACCCACCAAGAATTAGCTATTAGTGTCGGAAAATCTCGTCCCTATATTTCTAATCAATTGCGCTTACTCCAACTTTCTAAAACTTGGCAAAATGCTATTCGAAAAGGGGTGGTTATGCCAGGCCATGCACGACTGATTCTAAACCTCTCAACAAAAGAGCAAGACATCTGGCTAAATGATATTATTAGTCAACAATTAAGTGTACATCAATTAGAACAGAAAT
The sequence above is drawn from the Streptococcus pluranimalium genome and encodes:
- a CDS encoding ParB/RepB/Spo0J family partition protein; protein product: MEDILKDIQISDITTNPNQPRHHFNEEEIKELAESIANNGLIQPIIVRPSDIIGYELIAGERRLRAHQYLGKKSIKAVITDKSYQESMKQALIENLQRADLNPIEEAKAYQNILDKLELTHQELAISVGKSRPYISNQLRLLQLSKTWQNAIRKGVVMPGHARLILNLSTKEQDIWLNDIISQQLSVHQLEQKLKQERHSPSSKEKVIFQDHLEKELQKSLGLEVSISGFQQKKGQLSISFANEEEFNRIINKLK
- a CDS encoding S1C family serine protease; amino-acid sequence: MAGAYLMLYFSNNLSTPLNNSQAKAKTSNVVYNNTTNTTKAAKKVQDAVVSVINYQKNTDSSLNDLYSQMFGGDNDKRSEDDLSVYSEGSGVIYRKEGGSAYIVTNNHVIDGAENIEIMLADGTKVVGELVGSDTYSDLAVVKISDEKVSTVAEFADSDKLNVGEVAIAMGSPLGSEYANSVTQGIVSSLSRTVTLKNEEGETISTNAIQTDAAINPGNSGGALINIEGQVIGINSSKISSTSTAREAVEGMGFAIPSNDVIKIINQLEKNGQVTRPALGISMANLSDLSTSAISELNIPNKLTGGIVVATVQDKMPASGKLKQYDVITEIDGEEITSTSDLQSILYGHEIGDTIKITYYRGKDKQTTDIKLSKSTQDLENN